The following coding sequences are from one Vulpes vulpes isolate BD-2025 chromosome 12, VulVul3, whole genome shotgun sequence window:
- the ADAT1 gene encoding tRNA-specific adenosine deaminase 1 isoform X5 yields MHRPVQNEEERYLHYQLHLAAALKEDSIFVPGTQRGLWKLRPDLLFVFFSSHTPCGDASIIPMLEFEDQPCCPVSRDWANNPSVEADGNLEAPENKKKCEDLGSPVTKKMRLEPGIPDGVSHHQSFGNQESGPIPPCISGSNLTTQELATVTGMAPRGAKVVDVYRTGAKCVPGEAGDSGKPGAAYHQVGLLRVKPGRGDRTCSMSCSDKLARWNVLGCQGALLMHLLEKPVYLSAVVIGRCPYSQEAMQRALTGRCQNVSALPKGFGVQEVKIQQSGLLFEHSRCAVQAKRADGPGRLVPCGAAISWSAVPEQPLDVTANGFPQGTTKKGIRCLQARDNRERERQRHRQREKRAPCREPNVELNPRSPGSHPGLQAAPNHCATRAALFVWFFVKILFIHERQAEA; encoded by the exons ATACCTTCACTACCAGCTCCACTTGGCAGCCGCCCTGAAGGAGGATAGCATCTTTGTCCCTGGCACTCAGAGAGGGCTGTGGAAACTCAGACCAGACctcttgtttgtgtttttctccaGCCATACACCCT GTGGGGATGCCTCCATCATTCCAATGCTTGAGTTTGAAGATCAGCCCTGTTGTCCTGTCAGTAGAGATTGGGCCAATAACCCATCAGTAGAAGCCGATGGTAACCTGGAAgctcctgaaaataaaaagaaatgtgaagatcTGGGTAGTCCTGTGACCAAAAAGATGAGGCTTGAGCCTGGAATTCCTGATGGTGTGAGTCACCATCAGAGTTTTGGCAATCAGGAGAGTGGCCCAATCCCACCATGTATCAGTGGCTCTAATCTCACCACACAGGAACTGGCCACTGTCACCGGAATGGCCCCCCGTGGTGCCAAAGTGGTAGATGTTTATAGAACTGGAGCTAAGTGCgtgcctggagaagcaggagacTCGGGGAAGCCTGGTGCTGCGTATCACCAGGTGGGACTGCTCCGGGTGAAGCCAGGCCGGGGAGACAGGACTTGCTCCATGTCCTGCAGTGACAAGCTGGCACGGTGGAATGTCCTCGGATGCCAAGGGGCACTGTTGATGCATCTTCTGGAAAAGCCCGTCTACCTGTCAGCCGTAGTGATTGGGAGATGCCCATATAGCCAGGAAGCCATGCAGAGAGCTCTGACtgggag GTGTCAGAACGTCTCAGCTCTCCCCAAAGGATTTGGAGTTCAAGAAGTGAAAATACAGCAGTCAGGCTTACTATTTGAACATAGCCGCTGCGCCGTGCAGGCAAAAAGAGCTGACGGCCCAGGCAGACTTGTTCCTTGTGGCGCAG CCATCAGTTGGAGTGCAGTTCCTGAGCAGCCACTGGATGTCACTGCCAATGGTTTTCCGCAGGGAACAACAAAGAAAGGAATCCGGTGCCTTCAGGCCAG agacaacagagagagagagaggcagagacacaggcagagggagaagcgggctccatgcagggagcccaatgtggaactcaatcctcggtctccaggatcacatcctgggctgcaggcggcaccaaaccactgcgccaccagggctgccctgtttgtttggttttttgttaagattttatttattcatgagaggcaggcagaagcatag
- the ADAT1 gene encoding tRNA-specific adenosine deaminase 1 isoform X4 encodes MHRPVQNEEERYLHYQLHLAAALKEDSIFVPGTQRGLWKLRPDLLFVFFSSHTPCGDASIIPMLEFEDQPCCPVSRDWANNPSVEADGNLEAPENKKKCEDLGSPVTKKMRLEPGIPDGVSHHQSFGNQESGPIPPCISGSNLTTQELATVTGMAPRGAKVVDVYRTGAKCVPGEAGDSGKPGAAYHQVGLLRVKPGRGDRTCSMSCSDKLARWNVLGCQGALLMHLLEKPVYLSAVVIGRCPYSQEAMQRALTGRCQNVSALPKGFGVQEVKIQQSGLLFEHSRCAVQAKRADGPGRLVPCGAAISWSAVPEQPLDVTANGFPQGTTKKGIRCLQARSRISKVELFRSFQKLLSSISEDKWPDSLRVQKLATYHEYKEAASAYQEAWSVLRKQAFGSWIRNPSDYHQFK; translated from the exons ATACCTTCACTACCAGCTCCACTTGGCAGCCGCCCTGAAGGAGGATAGCATCTTTGTCCCTGGCACTCAGAGAGGGCTGTGGAAACTCAGACCAGACctcttgtttgtgtttttctccaGCCATACACCCT GTGGGGATGCCTCCATCATTCCAATGCTTGAGTTTGAAGATCAGCCCTGTTGTCCTGTCAGTAGAGATTGGGCCAATAACCCATCAGTAGAAGCCGATGGTAACCTGGAAgctcctgaaaataaaaagaaatgtgaagatcTGGGTAGTCCTGTGACCAAAAAGATGAGGCTTGAGCCTGGAATTCCTGATGGTGTGAGTCACCATCAGAGTTTTGGCAATCAGGAGAGTGGCCCAATCCCACCATGTATCAGTGGCTCTAATCTCACCACACAGGAACTGGCCACTGTCACCGGAATGGCCCCCCGTGGTGCCAAAGTGGTAGATGTTTATAGAACTGGAGCTAAGTGCgtgcctggagaagcaggagacTCGGGGAAGCCTGGTGCTGCGTATCACCAGGTGGGACTGCTCCGGGTGAAGCCAGGCCGGGGAGACAGGACTTGCTCCATGTCCTGCAGTGACAAGCTGGCACGGTGGAATGTCCTCGGATGCCAAGGGGCACTGTTGATGCATCTTCTGGAAAAGCCCGTCTACCTGTCAGCCGTAGTGATTGGGAGATGCCCATATAGCCAGGAAGCCATGCAGAGAGCTCTGACtgggag GTGTCAGAACGTCTCAGCTCTCCCCAAAGGATTTGGAGTTCAAGAAGTGAAAATACAGCAGTCAGGCTTACTATTTGAACATAGCCGCTGCGCCGTGCAGGCAAAAAGAGCTGACGGCCCAGGCAGACTTGTTCCTTGTGGCGCAG CCATCAGTTGGAGTGCAGTTCCTGAGCAGCCACTGGATGTCACTGCCAATGGTTTTCCGCAGGGAACAACAAAGAAAGGAATCCGGTGCCTTCAGGCCAG ATCCCGAATCAGCAAAGTGGAACTCTTTAGATCATTTCAGAAACTGCTAAGCAGTATTTCAGAGGACAAGTGGCCAGACTCCCTCAG GGTACAGAAGCTTGCGACATACCACGAGTACAAGGAGGCCGCATCTGCTTATCAGGAAGCCTGGAGTGTGCTCCGGAAGCAGGCCTTTGGATCCTGGATCAGAAACCCTTCAGATTATCACCAGTTTAAATAA
- the ADAT1 gene encoding tRNA-specific adenosine deaminase 1 isoform X6 has product MLEFEDQPCCPVSRDWANNPSVEADGNLEAPENKKKCEDLGSPVTKKMRLEPGIPDGVSHHQSFGNQESGPIPPCISGSNLTTQELATVTGMAPRGAKVVDVYRTGAKCVPGEAGDSGKPGAAYHQVGLLRVKPGRGDRTCSMSCSDKLARWNVLGCQGALLMHLLEKPVYLSAVVIGRCPYSQEAMQRALTGRCQNVSALPKGFGVQEVKIQQSGLLFEHSRCAVQAKRADGPGRLVPCGAAISWSAVPEQPLDVTANGFPQGTTKKGIRCLQARSRISKVELFRSFQKLLSSISEDKWPDSLRVQKLATYHEYKEAASAYQEAWSVLRKQAFGSWIRNPSDYHQFK; this is encoded by the exons ATGCTTGAGTTTGAAGATCAGCCCTGTTGTCCTGTCAGTAGAGATTGGGCCAATAACCCATCAGTAGAAGCCGATGGTAACCTGGAAgctcctgaaaataaaaagaaatgtgaagatcTGGGTAGTCCTGTGACCAAAAAGATGAGGCTTGAGCCTGGAATTCCTGATGGTGTGAGTCACCATCAGAGTTTTGGCAATCAGGAGAGTGGCCCAATCCCACCATGTATCAGTGGCTCTAATCTCACCACACAGGAACTGGCCACTGTCACCGGAATGGCCCCCCGTGGTGCCAAAGTGGTAGATGTTTATAGAACTGGAGCTAAGTGCgtgcctggagaagcaggagacTCGGGGAAGCCTGGTGCTGCGTATCACCAGGTGGGACTGCTCCGGGTGAAGCCAGGCCGGGGAGACAGGACTTGCTCCATGTCCTGCAGTGACAAGCTGGCACGGTGGAATGTCCTCGGATGCCAAGGGGCACTGTTGATGCATCTTCTGGAAAAGCCCGTCTACCTGTCAGCCGTAGTGATTGGGAGATGCCCATATAGCCAGGAAGCCATGCAGAGAGCTCTGACtgggag GTGTCAGAACGTCTCAGCTCTCCCCAAAGGATTTGGAGTTCAAGAAGTGAAAATACAGCAGTCAGGCTTACTATTTGAACATAGCCGCTGCGCCGTGCAGGCAAAAAGAGCTGACGGCCCAGGCAGACTTGTTCCTTGTGGCGCAG CCATCAGTTGGAGTGCAGTTCCTGAGCAGCCACTGGATGTCACTGCCAATGGTTTTCCGCAGGGAACAACAAAGAAAGGAATCCGGTGCCTTCAGGCCAG ATCCCGAATCAGCAAAGTGGAACTCTTTAGATCATTTCAGAAACTGCTAAGCAGTATTTCAGAGGACAAGTGGCCAGACTCCCTCAG GGTACAGAAGCTTGCGACATACCACGAGTACAAGGAGGCCGCATCTGCTTATCAGGAAGCCTGGAGTGTGCTCCGGAAGCAGGCCTTTGGATCCTGGATCAGAAACCCTTCAGATTATCACCAGTTTAAATAA